The Fibrobacterota bacterium genome has a segment encoding these proteins:
- the rplS gene encoding 50S ribosomal protein L19: MNMHSTVAAIHHANLKTDVPEFRAGDTVSVDFKVIEGAKERIQTFTGVVIQRRGSGISETFTVRKISNNIPVERIFPLNSPRIASIKVNRLGKVRRARIFYMRDLQGKAARIKEREAKAVAAPASAPAAPAAAAAPKSSKVKAAKAAKAKAEATA, encoded by the coding sequence TTGAACATGCATTCCACGGTAGCCGCCATCCATCATGCCAACCTGAAGACCGACGTGCCGGAATTCCGCGCGGGCGACACCGTGAGCGTCGACTTCAAGGTTATCGAAGGCGCCAAAGAGCGCATCCAGACCTTCACCGGCGTAGTGATCCAACGCCGCGGGTCCGGGATCTCCGAAACCTTCACGGTCCGCAAGATCTCCAACAACATCCCGGTCGAGCGCATTTTCCCGCTCAACTCACCGCGCATCGCCTCCATCAAGGTGAATCGCCTGGGCAAGGTCCGCCGCGCCCGCATTTTCTACATGCGCGATCTGCAGGGCAAAGCCGCCCGTATCAAGGAGCGCGAGGCCAAGGCCGTGGCCGCGCCGGCTTCCGCCCCCGCCGCTCCAGCAGCGGCCGCCGCGCCGAAGTCCTCCAAGGTCAAGGCCGCCAAAGCCGCCAAGGCCAAGGCCGAAGCGACCGCCTAG
- a CDS encoding response regulator → MEPRRAKRIRLANRIAATCAAAALLYAAVYPFFQAWEMGLVSLAAACLFSAVPWLNRRGHAWFARFLLSQLGNLCILLATLALGRKAGLHFFFMPIAWLSLILFDWEERKSMIAGVGINALLLLGLEAFAPERGLSVPLDAQHTRYFHFFVVLTAQALQILIVLHFFLANRRTETALAEAGEAAKAADKAKSQFLANMSHEIRTPLNGILGMSSLLLKTELRDDQRDLLAAVQSAGLDLMAIIGEILDLSKIEAGKMRLERVPFAIGPLVDSVTRPFEHEARRKGLRFMVEMERGLPERLLGDPVRLKQVLNNLLSNAVKFTESGSVALTIRRGTVSGEPTDAFPLACEVTDSGIGIGPESQERLFQSFSQAEQSPARRHGGTGLGLFICKQIAEMMGGDIGYRSELGRGSVFSFQAPFPVVWEKDAREAVPLAPSDERPYRSGPSARLLIVEDHPLNQKVLAGFLAQAGYRAECVPGGKEALEKYAARPFDLIFMDCHMPGMDGYACTRALRSLAAAGKQPIILGVTADAMPGTRERCLEAGMDEVLTKPILSEALNRALSRWLGPSRQAPERPIRGAAASPLPSQWVDVRHLREMDEWIRTYDPGFWPRAEDQFRASAERLIGALREAFAAGRAREAAESAHSLKGICLMMGLSRIGDVCKRLEALAVQGANADWESLLAELETALEPSLEELRRQVGQV, encoded by the coding sequence ATGGAACCGCGTCGCGCCAAGCGGATCCGGCTCGCGAACCGGATCGCCGCCACCTGCGCGGCCGCGGCGTTGCTCTACGCGGCGGTGTATCCCTTCTTCCAGGCCTGGGAGATGGGATTGGTTTCGCTGGCGGCCGCTTGCCTGTTCTCCGCGGTGCCTTGGCTCAATCGACGCGGCCACGCCTGGTTCGCCCGCTTCCTGCTTTCCCAACTCGGCAACCTTTGCATCCTCTTGGCCACCTTGGCCCTGGGCCGCAAGGCAGGCTTGCATTTCTTCTTCATGCCCATCGCCTGGCTGTCGCTCATCCTCTTCGATTGGGAAGAACGCAAATCCATGATCGCCGGCGTCGGCATCAACGCCCTATTGCTGCTGGGCTTGGAGGCTTTCGCGCCCGAGCGCGGCCTCTCGGTGCCCTTGGACGCGCAGCATACCCGGTACTTCCACTTCTTCGTGGTGCTCACCGCGCAAGCCTTGCAGATCCTGATCGTGCTGCATTTTTTCCTGGCCAACCGGCGCACCGAGACCGCCCTGGCCGAGGCCGGCGAAGCCGCCAAAGCCGCCGACAAGGCCAAGAGCCAGTTCCTCGCCAATATGAGCCACGAGATCCGCACGCCCTTGAACGGGATCCTCGGCATGTCGAGCCTGCTGCTGAAGACCGAGCTGCGCGATGACCAACGCGATCTGCTGGCGGCCGTGCAATCGGCGGGGCTGGATCTGATGGCCATCATCGGCGAGATCCTGGATCTCTCCAAGATCGAGGCCGGCAAGATGCGGTTGGAGCGCGTGCCTTTCGCGATCGGCCCGTTGGTGGATTCGGTGACGCGGCCTTTCGAGCACGAGGCCCGCCGCAAAGGCCTGCGCTTCATGGTGGAGATGGAACGCGGCCTGCCCGAACGCCTGCTGGGCGACCCGGTGCGGCTTAAGCAAGTGCTGAACAACCTGCTCTCCAACGCCGTCAAGTTCACCGAATCCGGATCGGTGGCGCTGACGATCCGGCGCGGGACCGTATCCGGGGAGCCCACGGACGCCTTCCCTCTCGCATGCGAGGTGACCGACAGCGGTATCGGCATCGGCCCGGAGTCTCAAGAGCGGCTTTTCCAATCCTTCTCCCAGGCGGAGCAATCGCCCGCGCGCCGCCACGGCGGCACCGGCTTGGGCCTGTTCATCTGCAAGCAAATCGCAGAGATGATGGGAGGCGATATCGGGTACCGATCCGAATTGGGGCGAGGCAGCGTCTTCAGCTTCCAAGCGCCCTTTCCCGTCGTATGGGAAAAGGACGCGCGCGAGGCCGTGCCCCTGGCGCCTTCGGATGAAAGGCCCTACCGTAGCGGGCCGTCGGCGCGTTTACTTATCGTCGAGGATCATCCCCTCAACCAGAAAGTGCTGGCCGGCTTCCTGGCCCAAGCGGGCTATCGGGCCGAGTGCGTTCCGGGAGGCAAGGAAGCCTTGGAAAAGTACGCGGCGCGCCCTTTCGATCTCATCTTCATGGATTGCCATATGCCGGGCATGGACGGATACGCGTGCACTCGCGCGTTGCGTTCCCTGGCTGCCGCGGGCAAGCAACCGATCATCCTGGGGGTCACCGCCGATGCGATGCCGGGTACGCGCGAGCGCTGCTTGGAAGCCGGCATGGACGAGGTACTGACCAAGCCCATCCTCTCCGAAGCGCTCAACCGGGCCCTTTCGCGTTGGCTTGGGCCTTCGCGCCAGGCGCCGGAGCGGCCGATCCGGGGGGCCGCCGCATCCCCGCTGCCATCGCAGTGGGTCGACGTACGGCATCTGCGCGAGATGGACGAATGGATCCGTACCTATGATCCGGGATTCTGGCCGAGGGCGGAGGATCAGTTCAGGGCATCGGCGGAACGCCTGATCGGCGCCCTGCGGGAGGCCTTCGCCGCGGGCCGCGCGCGCGAAGCGGCCGAATCGGCGCATTCCCTGAAGGGGATCTGCTTGATGATGGGGCTGAGCCGGATCGGGGATGTCTGCAAACGCCTGGAAGCTTTGGCCGTCCAGGGCGCTAATGCGGACTGGGAGAGCCTGCTGGCCGAGCTGGAAACCGCGCTCGAGCCCTCCTTGGAAGAGTTGCGCAGGCAAGTCGGCCAGGTTTAG
- a CDS encoding tyrosine--tRNA ligase, with amino-acid sequence MPDTDAWKLITRGVLEIIEEDDLRKKLAKGTPLNIKLGVDPTAPDIHLGFTVVMRKLRQFQDLGHRVILIVGDYTATVGDPSGKNKTRPILTHEEVLKNAETYKQQFFKIVDPARTKVVYNGEWFSKLDFTGVTKLMSQITVAQMLEREDFQNRYRNHQPISLHEFLYPMMQAYDSVMIDADVELGGMDQKFNVLRGRELQRGLGKEPQVGLFMPILLGTDGKEKMSKSLGNYVGVSEPPQAMYHKLYALPDSLIESYFQLLTDAPLETVQAKVEDMRAGKLNPNVLKDELARDIVAQYHGPDAAEKAAAQERKIHAGEALPEDIASLTVPAGEHWIPELIVKAGLAKSNGEARRMIENGGVSFDEAKVIDPKAKAVVSGTHLLKCGKRNFVRIAAGLP; translated from the coding sequence ATGCCGGATACCGACGCCTGGAAACTCATCACCCGCGGGGTCCTGGAGATCATCGAGGAAGATGATCTCAGGAAAAAACTCGCCAAGGGCACGCCCCTAAACATCAAGCTCGGCGTCGATCCCACCGCGCCGGACATCCACCTCGGCTTCACCGTGGTCATGCGCAAGCTGCGCCAGTTCCAGGACCTGGGCCATCGCGTCATCCTCATCGTGGGCGATTACACCGCCACCGTGGGCGATCCCTCCGGCAAGAACAAGACGCGTCCCATCCTCACGCATGAGGAAGTCCTCAAGAACGCCGAGACCTATAAGCAGCAGTTCTTCAAGATCGTCGATCCCGCCCGGACCAAGGTTGTCTACAACGGGGAATGGTTCTCCAAGCTCGACTTCACCGGCGTCACCAAGCTCATGTCGCAGATCACGGTGGCGCAGATGCTGGAACGGGAAGACTTCCAGAACCGCTATCGCAACCATCAGCCCATCAGCCTGCACGAGTTCCTTTACCCCATGATGCAGGCCTACGATTCGGTGATGATCGATGCCGACGTGGAGCTGGGCGGCATGGACCAGAAGTTCAACGTGCTGCGCGGGCGCGAGCTGCAGCGCGGTTTGGGCAAGGAGCCGCAGGTGGGCCTGTTCATGCCCATCCTGCTGGGCACGGACGGCAAGGAGAAGATGAGCAAGAGCCTGGGCAATTACGTAGGCGTGAGCGAGCCGCCCCAGGCCATGTACCATAAGCTGTACGCCCTGCCCGATTCCCTGATCGAAAGCTATTTCCAATTGCTGACCGATGCGCCGCTGGAAACCGTACAAGCCAAGGTAGAGGACATGCGCGCGGGTAAACTGAATCCCAATGTCCTTAAGGACGAGTTGGCGCGGGACATCGTGGCCCAATATCATGGTCCCGATGCGGCGGAGAAAGCGGCCGCTCAGGAACGCAAGATCCATGCGGGCGAAGCCCTGCCCGAAGACATCGCGTCGCTCACGGTTCCTGCCGGCGAACATTGGATCCCCGAGTTGATCGTGAAGGCCGGGTTGGCCAAGAGCAACGGCGAGGCGCGGAGGATGATCGAGAACGGCGGCGTTTCCTTCGACGAGGCGAAGGTGATCGACCCTAAAGCGAAAGCGGTCGTCTCCGGAACGCATCTCCTCAAGTGCGGGAAGCGCAACTTCGTGCGCATCGCGGCGGGATTGCCCTGA
- the trxB gene encoding thioredoxin-disulfide reductase, which yields MAIENVVIIGSGPAGHTAAIYAARANLNPLMFEGFMAGGVAAGGQLTTTTEIENFPGFTSIGGPELMVRMREQAIHCGTRIRTETVTKVDFSKRPFKIWAEDDLIEAKTVIIATGATAKRMHVPGEEALWQRGISACAVCDGALPLFRNQPLVVVGGGDTAVEEATHLTKFGSKVYLVHRRDSLRASKAMQQRALNNVKIEMVWDTLLLDAEGKDCLERVKVQNVKTGKEHYLDAKGLFYAIGHTPNTAFLEGQLKTDESGYILTEPGSTRTNVRGVFAAGDVQDKRYRQAVTSAGTGCMAALDAEGFLQGDEAAHGH from the coding sequence ATGGCCATCGAAAACGTCGTCATCATCGGATCGGGTCCCGCCGGCCATACGGCCGCCATCTATGCCGCCCGCGCCAACCTTAATCCCCTCATGTTCGAGGGGTTCATGGCCGGGGGCGTCGCGGCCGGGGGCCAGCTCACTACCACCACCGAAATCGAGAATTTCCCGGGCTTCACGAGCATCGGCGGCCCCGAGCTCATGGTCCGCATGCGCGAACAGGCCATCCATTGCGGCACGCGCATCCGCACCGAGACGGTGACCAAGGTCGACTTCTCCAAGCGCCCGTTCAAGATTTGGGCCGAGGATGATTTAATCGAAGCGAAGACGGTCATCATCGCCACCGGCGCCACCGCCAAGCGTATGCACGTCCCGGGCGAAGAGGCCCTGTGGCAACGCGGCATCTCGGCTTGTGCCGTTTGCGACGGGGCGCTGCCCCTGTTCCGTAACCAGCCCCTGGTCGTGGTCGGCGGCGGGGATACGGCGGTGGAGGAAGCCACGCATCTGACCAAGTTCGGCTCCAAGGTGTATCTCGTGCATCGGCGCGACAGCCTACGCGCGAGCAAGGCCATGCAGCAACGCGCCCTCAACAACGTCAAGATCGAAATGGTCTGGGACACCCTGCTTCTCGACGCGGAAGGCAAGGATTGCCTGGAGCGCGTGAAAGTGCAGAACGTGAAGACGGGCAAGGAACATTACCTCGACGCCAAGGGCCTGTTCTACGCCATCGGCCATACGCCCAATACCGCCTTCTTGGAAGGGCAGTTGAAGACGGACGAATCGGGCTATATCCTGACCGAGCCCGGCAGCACCCGGACCAATGTGCGCGGGGTTTTCGCCGCCGGCGACGTGCAGGACAAGCGCTACCGCCAGGCCGTGACGTCGGCCGGGACGGGTTGCATGGCCGCCTTGGATGCCGAGGGATTCCTGCAAGGGGACGAAGCCGCCCACGGGCATTGA
- the trmD gene encoding tRNA (guanosine(37)-N1)-methyltransferase TrmD, with the protein MRIDVLTLFPEMFASLDASIPGRARKAGVLELKCHSLRDFAINKYGQVDDVPFGGEAGMVLRPEPLKKGLEHVSTLLGRKPHVLHMSAQGRIFTQDRAKELAKTENLLIICGHYKGVDQRFVDAYVDEELSIGDYVVSGGELPAMVVIDAIARLLPGVLGDVASAETDSFFLPHRLGWPVYTRPQDFEGRLVPEALVSGHHENIRKWRIKASLELTRRNRPDLFRSAQLTDEEKKILGTSPA; encoded by the coding sequence ATGAGGATCGATGTCCTCACCCTGTTCCCGGAAATGTTCGCGTCCCTGGACGCCAGCATCCCGGGGCGGGCCCGTAAGGCGGGGGTCCTGGAGCTCAAATGCCATTCCCTTAGGGACTTCGCCATAAACAAGTACGGACAGGTCGATGACGTGCCCTTCGGCGGGGAAGCCGGCATGGTGCTACGGCCGGAACCCCTGAAAAAGGGGTTGGAGCACGTTTCCACGCTTTTGGGACGGAAACCGCATGTCTTGCACATGAGCGCCCAGGGACGGATTTTTACCCAGGATAGGGCCAAGGAATTGGCCAAAACCGAGAATCTTCTTATAATTTGCGGGCACTACAAAGGCGTCGACCAACGGTTCGTGGATGCCTATGTGGATGAAGAACTTAGCATCGGCGACTACGTGGTATCGGGGGGTGAACTTCCCGCCATGGTGGTCATTGATGCGATCGCCCGGCTTCTGCCCGGCGTGCTTGGGGACGTGGCTTCGGCCGAAACCGATTCTTTCTTCCTGCCCCATCGCCTGGGTTGGCCGGTTTACACCCGGCCGCAGGATTTCGAAGGACGGTTGGTGCCGGAAGCGTTGGTTTCGGGGCATCATGAAAATATCCGGAAGTGGCGCATCAAGGCCAGCCTGGAACTGACTCGCCGGAACCGCCCGGATCTCTTCCGCTCGGCCCAGCTGACGGATGAAGAGAAAAAGATACTGGGGACTTCTCCCGCCTGA
- a CDS encoding glycosyltransferase family 1 protein, with protein sequence MSQVNGKWIVVLPPEGAARQVGEKAWETLSAQIPAADRKLFDIKTYLAAFDRLLKDPADEMVVDLANQALVVQAMDFGATHMLVIALSPVTRFTVDLLRRRGVRMLHWFIEDYRQAKYWKEVLPAYSDFLAIQRGPVEQACAAAGVRFAYMPTAPILKPREAVRGWREREAVVAFIGFPSRYRVEVLETMARDGVTLKIAGLGWDRYRGLLEPCLTGRGWFGPDEAFKLLEGSRIGLHLPNDDPSADRSDSHVSPRVFDILAAGCLLLSEDAPLIRETLAGCGFKEFRGPAEAGKAAKAALSEPPDEGILARNREIALLEHSFARRMADILALAGNPA encoded by the coding sequence ATGTCGCAGGTTAACGGGAAATGGATCGTGGTGCTTCCCCCGGAGGGAGCCGCCCGCCAGGTCGGCGAGAAGGCCTGGGAAACCTTGTCGGCCCAAATCCCGGCGGCGGACCGGAAGCTCTTCGACATCAAGACCTATCTCGCCGCCTTCGATCGCCTCCTGAAGGATCCCGCGGACGAGATGGTCGTCGATCTGGCCAACCAGGCGTTGGTGGTACAGGCCATGGACTTCGGCGCCACCCATATGCTGGTCATCGCGCTCAGCCCCGTCACCCGGTTCACCGTCGATTTGCTGCGTCGCCGCGGCGTCCGCATGCTGCATTGGTTCATCGAGGATTACCGCCAGGCGAAGTATTGGAAGGAAGTGCTGCCGGCCTATTCCGATTTCCTCGCCATCCAACGGGGACCGGTCGAGCAGGCCTGCGCCGCTGCCGGAGTGCGATTCGCTTATATGCCCACCGCGCCCATCCTCAAACCGCGCGAAGCGGTCCGGGGCTGGCGCGAACGCGAAGCCGTCGTCGCCTTCATCGGTTTCCCCAGCCGTTACCGCGTGGAGGTGCTGGAAACCATGGCCCGGGACGGCGTGACCCTGAAAATCGCCGGCCTGGGTTGGGATCGCTATCGCGGGCTTTTGGAGCCTTGCCTGACCGGGCGGGGATGGTTCGGGCCCGATGAGGCCTTCAAGCTACTGGAGGGTTCCCGCATCGGACTGCATCTTCCCAATGACGATCCTTCCGCCGATCGCTCCGATTCCCACGTGAGCCCGCGGGTGTTCGATATTCTGGCGGCGGGATGCCTGCTCTTAAGCGAGGACGCGCCCTTGATCCGGGAAACCCTGGCAGGCTGCGGATTCAAGGAATTCCGGGGACCGGCGGAAGCGGGAAAGGCGGCGAAGGCGGCATTGTCGGAACCGCCCGACGAAGGGATCCTGGCGCGTAATCGGGAAATCGCCCTGTTGGAGCATAGCTTCGCGCGGCGCATGGCGGATATCCTGGCTTTGGCGGGTAATCCGGCTTAG
- a CDS encoding response regulator produces the protein MRFPVPYALSAAFHAGADASFDPRRAKRIILSNQISLSIAALSLPFILIYLASGEGLMGWLEIPIFLGYASVHRFNRAGRTWFARFFLITLANLDVLGYSLSMGTETGQHLFFLLAGWTPLVLFEWEERKSIIYGITLSSALLLATEALAPARGLLAPVPLSDLRQLRLTEMFTLQAVEILLIFYFFRGNRATELALALAGAAARSADEAKSRFLTRMSGAIRAPLEEILGVSHLLIKSGAGPERRSTLEDIQAAAGDLLAIVDELVDLSRIEAGKMRLEPAPFSPLRLGHQVLRPFEIEAARKGLALSLQPDPALPPRLSGDAARLKQVLRNLVGNACKFTEAGEVILRLGYRPAGLSGSPSLICEVADTGIGIPENVRARLFEPFAQGDASTSRQYGGTGLGLFICKQIVDLMGGAISFSSGAAGGTVFRFHVPLPMVAPDPLEEKEPAAESKAAEASMSAAQAPAALHVAVQSRMERGPKGAPEPLFGETPSGGLRAGSGSPEKPLPASVPSLRVLVVDDHPMNRKLLVQFLAGYGITPDTAGSGQETLDACAAKAYHVVFLDCHMPGMDGYACARNLNEKPPPGGRPILIGVTAEAPESALRRCLEAGMDDLLPKPILEGRLRALVAACATPR, from the coding sequence ATGCGTTTCCCCGTCCCTTACGCGCTTTCGGCCGCATTCCACGCGGGAGCGGACGCGTCCTTCGATCCCCGCAGGGCCAAGCGCATCATCCTGAGCAACCAGATTTCCTTGTCCATCGCCGCCTTGAGCCTGCCGTTCATCTTGATCTACCTGGCTTCGGGCGAGGGACTGATGGGTTGGCTGGAAATCCCCATTTTCCTGGGCTACGCATCGGTGCATCGCTTCAACCGCGCCGGCCGTACCTGGTTCGCGCGCTTCTTCCTCATAACCCTGGCCAACCTGGATGTCCTCGGCTATTCGCTTTCGATGGGCACAGAAACCGGCCAGCACCTGTTCTTCCTGCTGGCGGGCTGGACCCCGTTGGTGCTCTTCGAATGGGAAGAACGCAAGTCCATCATTTACGGGATCACACTAAGCTCGGCGCTGCTGCTCGCCACCGAGGCGCTGGCGCCCGCGCGCGGATTGCTGGCACCCGTTCCCTTGTCCGATCTGCGGCAATTGCGGTTGACGGAGATGTTCACCCTGCAAGCCGTAGAGATATTGCTCATCTTCTATTTCTTCCGCGGGAACCGGGCAACCGAACTGGCCCTGGCGCTGGCCGGCGCGGCCGCCCGATCGGCGGACGAGGCGAAGAGCCGCTTCCTGACCCGCATGAGCGGCGCCATCCGCGCCCCCTTGGAGGAAATCCTCGGCGTTTCCCACCTCTTGATCAAATCGGGAGCGGGTCCCGAACGTCGTTCGACGTTGGAGGACATCCAGGCGGCCGCCGGCGATCTGCTAGCCATCGTGGACGAATTGGTGGACCTGTCGCGCATAGAAGCCGGCAAGATGCGCCTGGAACCCGCGCCCTTCTCCCCCCTCCGGTTAGGCCATCAGGTGCTTCGTCCATTCGAGATCGAGGCCGCCCGCAAGGGCTTGGCCCTCTCCCTGCAACCTGATCCGGCCCTGCCCCCGCGCCTATCGGGGGATGCGGCGCGCCTCAAGCAGGTGCTGCGCAATCTGGTCGGGAACGCTTGCAAGTTCACCGAAGCCGGCGAGGTGATCCTCCGCTTAGGGTATCGGCCGGCCGGCCTCTCCGGGAGCCCGTCCCTGATCTGCGAAGTCGCGGATACCGGCATCGGCATCCCGGAAAACGTCCGCGCCCGACTTTTCGAACCCTTCGCCCAAGGCGACGCCTCGACCTCGCGGCAATACGGGGGAACCGGGCTGGGATTGTTCATCTGCAAGCAGATCGTCGATCTGATGGGTGGCGCGATAAGCTTTTCCTCCGGCGCCGCGGGCGGCACGGTATTCCGGTTCCACGTCCCCTTGCCGATGGTGGCCCCCGACCCTTTAGAGGAAAAGGAGCCCGCCGCCGAGTCCAAAGCCGCCGAGGCTTCGATGTCCGCGGCTCAAGCCCCTGCGGCCCTGCATGTCGCGGTACAGAGCCGCATGGAGCGCGGTCCCAAAGGCGCCCCCGAGCCCCTATTCGGAGAGACGCCTTCCGGGGGATTGCGCGCCGGATCCGGATCGCCGGAAAAGCCCTTGCCTGCTTCGGTCCCGTCCTTGAGGGTGCTGGTGGTCGACGACCATCCCATGAACAGGAAACTGCTGGTCCAGTTCCTTGCCGGTTACGGTATCACGCCGGATACGGCCGGTTCGGGGCAGGAGACCCTGGACGCCTGCGCGGCCAAGGCCTACCATGTGGTCTTCCTGGATTGCCATATGCCGGGGATGGACGGCTACGCCTGCGCCCGGAACCTGAACGAAAAGCCGCCGCCGGGGGGACGGCCCATCCTGATAGGGGTGACGGCGGAAGCGCCGGAAAGCGCCTTGCGGCGCTGCCTGGAAGCGGGGATGGACGATTTGCTGCCCAAACCCATCCTGGAAGGGCGGTTGCGGGCTTTAGTGGCGGCGTGCGCGACGCCCAGGTGA
- the glpK gene encoding glycerol kinase GlpK, whose translation MRYVIALDQGTTSSRSILYDERLNAVDQTQREFTQHFPSPGWVEHDAEEIWETQWATLRDLIERNRLKAGDIAALGITNQRETIVAWDKRSGKPLARAIVWQDRRTAAFCQALKKKGVEPAVRRKTGLVLDPYFSGSKMHWLLKHDAAVKKAAAEGRLAFGTIDSWLIYKLTGGQRHVTETSNASRTLLMGLKSLAWDESLLKLFGVPEAALPLILSSDADFGTCTAPGLEGVKIHGVAGDQQASLFGHRCFSPGSVKNTYGTGCFLLRNAGPKPVPPPKGLLGTVAWTLKGKTTYAHEGAVMIGGAVVQFLRDGLKIIGDASASEALAASVPDNGDVYFVPAFAGLGTPYWDPDARGLLIGLTRGTTRAHIARAALESIAFQSLDLIRAFDAGSKARGPKARGLKAINVDGGASRNKLLMQFQADISGAEVRVNRSAEVTALGAAMLAALGCGLVASQADLLKLDLGLDSFRPDMGSARRERLVARWHDAVTRSRGWAKEL comes from the coding sequence ATGCGGTACGTCATCGCCCTCGACCAGGGAACCACCAGCTCCCGCTCGATCCTGTACGACGAGCGACTGAATGCGGTCGATCAAACGCAGCGGGAATTCACCCAGCATTTCCCGTCGCCCGGATGGGTCGAACATGACGCCGAAGAGATCTGGGAAACCCAATGGGCCACCTTGCGGGACTTGATCGAACGCAATCGGCTGAAGGCCGGGGACATCGCCGCCCTGGGAATCACCAATCAGCGGGAAACGATTGTCGCTTGGGACAAGCGGTCGGGAAAGCCCCTGGCGCGGGCCATCGTGTGGCAGGACCGGCGCACGGCGGCGTTCTGCCAGGCCCTGAAAAAGAAAGGCGTCGAGCCGGCCGTACGGCGTAAGACCGGCCTGGTTCTCGATCCGTATTTCTCCGGCAGCAAGATGCATTGGCTGCTCAAGCACGATGCTGCCGTGAAAAAGGCCGCCGCGGAGGGCCGTCTCGCCTTCGGCACCATCGATAGCTGGCTCATTTACAAGCTCACCGGCGGCCAACGGCACGTAACCGAGACCAGCAACGCCTCCCGCACCCTGCTGATGGGCCTCAAGTCCCTGGCTTGGGACGAATCCCTGCTGAAATTGTTCGGAGTGCCCGAGGCGGCCTTGCCCCTGATTTTATCCTCGGACGCCGATTTCGGGACCTGCACGGCTCCCGGTCTGGAAGGCGTGAAGATCCACGGGGTCGCCGGCGATCAGCAAGCGTCCCTCTTCGGCCATCGCTGCTTCTCGCCGGGGTCCGTCAAGAACACCTACGGGACAGGCTGCTTCCTGCTCCGCAACGCGGGTCCAAAGCCCGTTCCCCCGCCCAAGGGCCTATTGGGCACGGTGGCCTGGACCCTGAAGGGCAAAACGACTTACGCCCACGAGGGCGCCGTGATGATCGGCGGCGCGGTGGTGCAATTCCTCCGCGACGGCCTCAAGATCATCGGGGATGCGTCCGCGAGCGAGGCCTTGGCGGCTTCGGTTCCCGACAATGGGGACGTGTACTTCGTGCCGGCGTTCGCGGGACTGGGCACGCCCTATTGGGATCCGGACGCGCGCGGCCTTTTGATCGGCCTCACGCGCGGGACCACGCGGGCGCATATAGCGCGGGCGGCCCTCGAATCCATCGCCTTCCAAAGCCTCGATTTGATCCGAGCCTTCGACGCCGGGTCCAAAGCCCGCGGGCCCAAGGCGCGCGGCCTCAAGGCCATCAACGTGGACGGCGGGGCCAGCCGGAACAAATTGCTGATGCAGTTCCAGGCCGACATCTCGGGGGCCGAGGTGCGCGTGAACCGGAGCGCCGAGGTGACCGCTTTGGGCGCCGCCATGCTGGCCGCCCTCGGCTGCGGCCTGGTCGCTTCGCAAGCGGATTTGCTCAAATTGGATCTCGGCTTGGATAGCTTCCGGCCGGACATGGGCTCCGCCCGCCGCGAACGCCTGGTGGCCCGTTGGCATGACGCCGTCACCCGGTCCCGGGGCTGGGCGAAAGAGTTATAA
- a CDS encoding CopD family protein yields the protein MGAYPYLKALHLVFVVSWFAGLLYIVRLFIYHVEAEARPDAERRVLEAQFTIMERRLWYAITWPAMILAAFFGTCLMILIRAYEQPWFHMKLGFLVLLIGYHLYCGKIRKDLLQGRCRLTSKQLRVWNEVSTLLLFAIVFTAVTKSPAMAGKAMAWVIGVAALGTLALTLIRKRKRTPG from the coding sequence ATGGGCGCTTATCCCTACCTCAAGGCCTTGCACCTCGTATTCGTGGTCAGCTGGTTCGCGGGCCTGCTCTACATCGTCCGCCTGTTCATCTACCACGTCGAGGCCGAGGCGCGGCCCGATGCCGAGCGCCGCGTGCTGGAAGCGCAGTTCACCATCATGGAGCGCCGGCTCTGGTACGCCATCACCTGGCCCGCCATGATCCTGGCCGCCTTTTTCGGCACCTGCCTGATGATCCTCATCCGCGCTTACGAGCAACCTTGGTTCCATATGAAGCTCGGTTTCCTGGTTCTCTTGATCGGATACCATCTTTACTGCGGGAAAATCCGCAAGGACCTGCTCCAGGGAAGGTGCCGCCTGACTTCCAAGCAATTGCGCGTCTGGAACGAAGTCTCGACCCTACTCTTGTTCGCGATCGTTTTCACAGCTGTTACCAAAAGCCCGGCGATGGCCGGGAAGGCCATGGCCTGGGTCATCGGCGTGGCCGCCCTCGGCACGCTCGCGCTGACCTTGATCCGCAAACGGAAGCGGACGCCGGGATAA